A single region of the Salipaludibacillus sp. LMS25 genome encodes:
- a CDS encoding GNAT family N-acetyltransferase — translation MFTYDINDNSELRLLEVRHAHDLFTLIDNSRGYLRTWLPWVDGTKSETDSTAFIKETLQQFSQQNGFQAGIWYQGELAGVIGLHGINWANKSTSIGYWLGERYQGKGIMTAACQAVTTYCFTELNLNRVEIRVATENQKSQAIPEKLGFQKEGCIRSAEFLYDRYVDHYVFGLIKEDHN, via the coding sequence ATGTTTACTTATGATATAAATGATAATAGTGAATTACGTCTCCTTGAAGTGAGACATGCCCATGACCTTTTTACTTTAATAGACAACTCAAGAGGCTACCTTCGAACATGGTTGCCTTGGGTGGATGGCACTAAAAGCGAGACAGATTCAACGGCATTTATTAAGGAGACGCTCCAGCAATTTAGCCAGCAAAACGGATTTCAAGCAGGGATTTGGTATCAAGGGGAACTAGCCGGTGTGATAGGCTTACATGGCATTAATTGGGCAAATAAATCAACCTCTATTGGCTACTGGCTAGGTGAACGCTATCAAGGGAAAGGAATCATGACAGCTGCTTGTCAGGCAGTTACCACGTATTGTTTCACAGAATTAAACTTAAATAGAGTGGAAATTCGTGTGGCGACGGAAAATCAAAAAAGTCAAGCGATCCCTGAAAAACTCGGCTTTCAAAAAGAAGGCTGTATAAGAAGTGCTGAGTTCTTGTACGACCGTTACGTGGATCATTATGTATTTGGATTAATAAAAGAAGATCACAATTAG
- a CDS encoding cupin domain-containing protein has protein sequence MYWNTWAYDQGQHPDINKWYYYGAQYNDWQSRQWQHQSDSHDASSSQQARMTDYGPRPFVVDMEEVTKRNTTFRTALWTGDYLQLTLMSINVGEDIGLEVHHDHDQFIRIEEGQGLVQMGDEKDRLNFQQQAFADDAIFVPAGKWHNLTNTGNAPLKLYSIYAPPEHAYGTVHETKRDEKRDREDLKTR, from the coding sequence ATGTACTGGAATACATGGGCTTATGACCAAGGACAACACCCGGATATTAATAAGTGGTATTATTATGGTGCGCAGTACAACGACTGGCAATCTCGGCAATGGCAGCATCAAAGTGACAGTCATGACGCCTCTTCTTCTCAACAAGCTAGAATGACAGATTATGGACCTAGACCTTTTGTAGTGGACATGGAAGAAGTCACGAAACGAAACACCACTTTTCGTACAGCATTATGGACAGGAGACTATTTGCAATTGACGTTAATGAGTATTAACGTAGGCGAAGATATCGGATTGGAAGTCCACCATGACCATGATCAATTTATACGAATTGAAGAAGGTCAAGGGCTCGTCCAAATGGGGGATGAGAAAGACCGATTGAACTTTCAACAACAGGCGTTTGCAGACGACGCTATTTTTGTGCCAGCAGGTAAATGGCACAACCTCACAAATACAGGGAATGCGCCGTTAAAACTTTACTCAATCTATGCCCCACCTGAGCATGCATATGGCACTGTTCATGAGACTAAAAGAGATGAGAAACGCGACCGTGAGGACTTGAAAACGAGGTAA
- a CDS encoding YibE/F family protein has translation MNSLYRKVVTITYKQWLIYSSLLCFFVASIVFVHNNHFLYERPIAQVTSTEVVDTMEVTDNFGNEDELFTQHITADIKNGEHKGKPIELINEFSLSGGYDQDYQVGNDVFVFIDDASEDASLLTGAILDVKRDKYVMYVAWLFIFTLLAIGKKQGFFAMVSLAINALLLSYALDIYITTLNVSLLAICAVSVLFFTAISLLLVNGFNRKTYAAVIATLLGTFSAVLITFFVMWITGERGLRYEDMQFLTRPPQMVFMAGVFIGSLGAVMDVAITMSASIFSLYEKDQTISNKALKASGLDIGKDIMGTMTNILFFAYISGSIPSLILYLKNGVPLGYTLSMNLSLELARAMSGGIGIVLTIPLGIYASLYFVNRQRATI, from the coding sequence TTGAATAGTCTGTATAGGAAAGTAGTAACTATAACGTATAAGCAATGGCTTATATATAGCAGCCTTTTATGTTTTTTTGTGGCATCTATTGTCTTTGTCCACAATAACCATTTCTTGTATGAACGGCCGATTGCGCAGGTGACGAGCACAGAGGTTGTAGACACAATGGAGGTAACCGATAACTTCGGAAATGAGGATGAACTTTTCACCCAGCACATTACCGCTGACATAAAAAATGGCGAACACAAAGGGAAGCCAATTGAATTAATCAACGAGTTTTCCTTATCAGGTGGTTATGACCAAGATTACCAAGTAGGCAATGACGTTTTCGTGTTCATAGATGACGCATCAGAAGACGCATCCTTATTAACTGGGGCAATCCTTGATGTAAAAAGGGATAAATATGTCATGTACGTGGCATGGCTTTTTATCTTTACATTATTGGCTATTGGGAAAAAGCAAGGGTTCTTTGCCATGGTCAGTCTAGCTATTAATGCGCTTCTTCTATCTTATGCGTTAGATATTTATATCACGACATTGAACGTCAGTCTCCTAGCTATCTGCGCAGTCAGTGTGTTATTTTTTACTGCTATTTCATTGCTGTTAGTCAATGGATTTAATCGCAAAACATATGCCGCAGTAATTGCAACGTTGTTAGGGACATTTAGTGCGGTCCTGATCACTTTTTTCGTTATGTGGATCACAGGGGAGCGAGGATTGCGCTATGAAGACATGCAATTTTTAACCCGACCACCGCAAATGGTGTTTATGGCCGGTGTGTTTATCGGCTCTTTAGGGGCAGTTATGGATGTGGCGATCACGATGTCAGCGTCGATTTTTAGCTTGTATGAAAAAGATCAAACGATATCAAATAAAGCGCTGAAAGCTTCTGGGTTGGATATTGGGAAAGATATTATGGGGACGATGACGAATATTTTATTTTTTGCTTATATTAGTGGTTCGATCCCAAGTCTTATTTTATATTTAAAAAACGGGGTGCCATTAGGCTATACATTATCGATGAATTTATCGTTAGAATTAGCACGTGCCATGTCTGGCGGTATTGGCATCGTATTAACGATTCCACTAGGTATTTATGCATCACTTTATTTTGTTAATAGGCAGAGGGCGACCATATGA
- a CDS encoding methyl-accepting chemotaxis protein, which translates to MMTAIEQLHRSDYKKKNLLLLVTYSIALLTVLILSIFTNAVEMLVIYSAQLIILVGAYVLQHYLNKPFPFPYIAVTVMNVAAISVIFVIGSQAAVLLMFPFTALLAAVHLERRIFILGFTLGLIGLMLNKLMATGETKEIIDSLFNYSMLLYLLLGVILSVVISLNQRQFSTLKQFTKDAEEEATRKEQERLVLKQNVSAIIDHVSQANEKVQTNMIAQNELKTTISEVSSGSVAQTEQINNISEQAYKALESMERLHSSSILLLTESEDVKALLDHNHVQMKAHHEEMQDLKKEIVSLNTTFKVLSNKITETNDFAGTIKDITEQTNLLALNASIEAARAGEAGKGFSVVASEIRKLAEITGETTEKITLNLNELNESNNVAVEKMAASRLNIEKGTETTEHVSHSFTTATSTLTALTRSIKDLTHVADDVKEGSNEIEAASSELAAIIEEASAALEEMNATVEDLTRDNDKVAHYMSTTTEDAKRLIK; encoded by the coding sequence ATGATGACCGCAATTGAGCAATTACACAGATCTGATTATAAAAAGAAAAATCTATTATTACTTGTGACGTATTCTATTGCTTTGTTAACCGTTCTTATCCTTTCTATTTTTACAAATGCTGTAGAAATGCTCGTTATCTACAGTGCCCAGCTAATCATATTAGTAGGGGCTTACGTACTTCAGCACTATTTAAATAAGCCATTCCCTTTCCCTTATATTGCAGTTACCGTTATGAATGTAGCAGCTATCTCAGTCATCTTCGTTATCGGGAGTCAGGCAGCCGTTCTGTTAATGTTCCCGTTTACTGCCCTGCTTGCTGCCGTTCATTTAGAACGACGTATTTTTATACTGGGATTTACTTTAGGACTCATAGGGCTGATGCTTAATAAACTAATGGCAACCGGGGAAACAAAAGAAATCATTGATTCCTTATTTAATTATTCCATGCTGTTATACTTGTTGCTCGGTGTTATTTTAAGCGTCGTCATTTCTTTAAATCAACGGCAATTTTCCACGTTAAAGCAGTTTACAAAAGATGCTGAAGAAGAAGCGACTCGAAAAGAGCAAGAACGTCTAGTATTAAAACAAAACGTCTCAGCCATTATCGATCATGTATCACAAGCTAATGAAAAAGTTCAAACGAATATGATAGCTCAGAACGAACTGAAAACGACTATTTCTGAAGTGTCGAGTGGCAGTGTGGCTCAAACGGAACAAATCAACAATATATCTGAGCAAGCTTACAAAGCGTTAGAATCTATGGAACGACTACATTCTTCATCCATATTATTATTGACAGAATCTGAAGACGTTAAAGCGTTGTTAGATCACAATCACGTTCAAATGAAAGCACATCACGAGGAAATGCAGGATTTAAAGAAAGAAATTGTTTCTTTAAACACTACCTTCAAAGTTCTTAGCAACAAAATTACCGAAACGAATGACTTTGCAGGGACAATCAAGGATATTACTGAACAGACAAATTTACTAGCACTTAATGCCTCAATTGAAGCTGCCAGAGCAGGAGAAGCAGGTAAAGGATTTTCTGTTGTTGCCAGTGAAATACGGAAGTTAGCCGAAATTACCGGAGAGACAACTGAAAAAATCACCCTTAACCTTAATGAATTAAATGAAAGTAATAACGTGGCCGTGGAAAAAATGGCCGCCAGCCGTTTAAACATCGAAAAAGGGACTGAAACAACTGAACACGTCTCTCACTCGTTTACGACAGCCACATCAACTTTAACGGCTTTAACGCGCAGTATAAAGGACTTAACTCATGTGGCCGATGACGTGAAGGAAGGCTCCAACGAGATTGAAGCAGCATCAAGTGAATTAGCCGCCATCATTGAAGAAGCCAGTGCCGCCTTAGAGGAAATGAACGCCACAGTGGAAGACTTAACGAGGGATAATGATAAAGTGGCTCACTATATGAGTACGACAACAGAAGACGCTAAACGTTTGATTAAATAA
- a CDS encoding YibE/F family protein encodes MNVLVLLGIILYVLMRWIGGEKGSRSFIALFLNFIVLFFTIIFMINPYFNPIILTVVACVIISCINLFYINEVNIKTVTAFVSSIMTISMLLVVIVLVTDHAMIQGFSEEEIDEIAVYSLYLGVDFVKIAASVIIMSTIGAITDIAISISSPMHEMIKHHPSITKRELFSSGINIGRDLLGTSANTLFFAFFGGYLALLIWFKDLDYSIGQIANSKVFSAEMITIFSAGIGVALVIPLTAWITATVFIKQREKNETVH; translated from the coding sequence ATGAATGTATTAGTGTTACTAGGCATTATCTTATATGTATTAATGAGGTGGATTGGCGGCGAAAAGGGTTCTCGTTCTTTTATCGCGTTATTTTTAAATTTTATCGTGCTATTTTTTACGATTATTTTTATGATCAATCCTTACTTTAACCCAATTATATTAACGGTTGTGGCATGTGTGATTATCAGTTGCATTAATTTGTTTTACATTAATGAAGTGAACATCAAAACAGTTACGGCCTTTGTCTCTTCAATTATGACGATCAGTATGTTACTTGTAGTTATTGTCCTCGTAACTGACCATGCGATGATACAAGGATTCAGTGAAGAAGAAATAGATGAAATCGCCGTCTACTCTCTTTACTTAGGCGTAGATTTTGTGAAAATCGCGGCGTCGGTCATTATTATGAGTACGATCGGTGCCATAACCGACATCGCCATTTCAATCTCATCGCCTATGCATGAGATGATCAAGCATCACCCCTCTATTACAAAACGGGAGCTGTTTTCATCTGGCATTAATATTGGAAGAGATCTTCTCGGCACAAGCGCCAACACGCTGTTTTTCGCCTTTTTTGGCGGTTATTTAGCTCTTCTCATCTGGTTTAAAGACCTAGACTATTCAATCGGGCAAATTGCCAATTCAAAAGTGTTCAGTGCAGAAATGATTACGATCTTTAGTGCAGGCATTGGTGTCGCCCTCGTCATCCCCTTGACTGCTTGGATCACTGCCACTGTTTTTATTAAACAGAGAGAGAAAAATGAGACTGTTCATTAA
- a CDS encoding PTS glucitol/sorbitol transporter subunit IIA, with amino-acid sequence MHTKYETHINKIGSSVTEFLDDKMLVLFGENAPAELIDYCLSIKVNQIDSEIKAGDMLQIGDAKYKITSVGEAVEMNLTSLGHITLKFDGLKRPELPGTLYLEDTEIQEVKQGDTLRIYSLA; translated from the coding sequence ATGCATACAAAATATGAAACCCACATTAATAAAATCGGTTCTTCAGTAACTGAGTTTTTAGATGATAAAATGTTAGTGTTGTTTGGAGAGAATGCCCCTGCAGAACTTATAGATTATTGCTTATCTATTAAAGTCAATCAAATAGATAGTGAAATTAAAGCAGGGGATATGCTTCAAATCGGTGACGCTAAATATAAAATAACGTCTGTAGGGGAAGCTGTGGAGATGAACCTGACGTCTCTTGGACATATTACGTTGAAGTTCGATGGCTTAAAAAGGCCTGAATTACCAGGTACCCTTTATTTAGAAGACACGGAAATTCAAGAAGTGAAACAAGGGGACACACTTCGTATTTATTCACTTGCCTAA